A window of the Ostrea edulis chromosome 1, xbOstEdul1.1, whole genome shotgun sequence genome harbors these coding sequences:
- the LOC125681033 gene encoding transcription factor HIVEP3-like, producing MTMVNTKVTLKKLKEICPVCFKEVEGKGAWTAHVVKCASSMLVCERCHVSFKKKEYLAKHMRLKHAEIDTSKETEKDIPGPSCSPQDDSDSGSDWDEDPEVQLEETSKEKEPPADKADTIDLLTGRTYRKRTSPSPVQAPRKVVCRTAVYPAQGGVAVATQTDAGVGSTVDKSTQTAGYRKRVKEVTITKYHENGRSVENIVEREEFYNM from the coding sequence ATGACAATGGTGAACACAAAGGTGACCCTCAAGAAACTGAAGGAGATTTGTCCAGTTTGCTTTAAGGAAGTGGAAGGGAAGGGTGCCTGGACAGCCCATGTAGTAAAGTGTGCCAGCAGCATGTTAGTGTGCGAAAGATGccatgtgtcctttaagaagAAAGAATATCTAGCAAAACACATGAGGTTGAAGCATGCGGAGATCGATACGTCCAAAGAGACAGAGAAAGACATTCCAGGACCCAGTTGTTCACCGCAGGATGATAGTGACAGTGGGAGTGACTGGGATGAAGATCCAGAGGTTCAATTGGAGGAGACTTCCAAGGAAAAAGAACCCCCAGCAGATAAGGCTGATACAATTGACCTGTTGACTGGACGTACGTACAGAAAACGAACTTCCCCTAGTCCTGTTCAAGCTCCTAGAAAAGTGGTCTGTAGAACCGCAGTGTATCCTGCCCAGGGTGGTGTGGCAGTTGCGACACAGACTGATGCTGGTGTCGGAAGTACAGTGGATAAAAGTACCCAGACAGCTGGCTACCGAAAGCGAGTTAAAGAGGTTACCATCACCAAGTACCATGAGAATGGCAGAAGTGTCGAGAACATTGTAGAGAGAGAGGAGTTTTATAATATGTAG